From Arachis stenosperma cultivar V10309 chromosome 2, arast.V10309.gnm1.PFL2, whole genome shotgun sequence, one genomic window encodes:
- the LOC130963429 gene encoding uncharacterized protein LOC130963429, producing the protein MRPTTSYDDLVNSILQKLGLQSMKRVKKLFYHISISVLQEIVKYDCFMIESDEDLQVIFHCRRQFSEVRTPELLAKLVDVVSGSGSSNKNTHIIGTIAGSSSRPVGASSSVPVNEPPVEPVASPSFAVDLNCSGGGEVGIGDIEPTSLQCAAPDGLDDTLLDDVDDDDVEPDIIADDSGDDIGASEPAGAEGGSSSGTQQYPPHFSSLDLDAMRQEGVPGEPAGFGARNGQGFASLTEFQVGQQFQDKDEAVLSVKTYSIRRGVQYKVVESDYRRYVGKYFEFGNGCTWLIRLSLRQRKGIWEIKRANASVSIKVLLNTTAAHFGFRPMYKRVWLAKQKAIAHIFGDWDESYNELPRWVLGVQLTMSGTVAAFRHCKPLVSIDGTHLYGKYGGTLLVAIAQDGNSNILPVAFTLVEGENAESRSFFLSHLRQHVTPQPGLLVISDRHNDIKAALEAPDGGWPPPTTYRAFCIRHVAANFALTFKDKDARRLLVNAAYAKIEVEFDYWIDILRSEDPAMWGQESPGVLAGEGYLREVGRTICSQGGEAEAQLGIRQQFSQHLVKCIEANLKMRCFTVTLYNRDYLEFTVSETTPTGSFSLGSYRVSLESQTCDCEYFQALHFPCPHALAAVCPPGVSS; encoded by the exons ATGAGGCCTACGACGAGCTATGATGACCTTGTGAATTCTATACTACAGAAACTTGGTCTACAAAGCATGAAACGGGTTAAGAAGTTATTCTATCACATTTCGATCTCAGTGCTACAAGAAATCGTGAAGTATGATTGTTTCATGATCGAGAGTGATGAGGATTTGCAGGTCATATTTCATTGTCGTCGGCAGTTTTCCGAGGTTAGGACACCTGAGTTGTTGGCGAAATTAGTTGATGTGGTATCTGGCTCGGGGAGTTCGAACAAGAATACCCACATTATAGGCACCATAGCCGGTTCTAGCTCCAGACCTGTTGGTGCATCTTCGTCCGTCCCTGTGAATGAACCTCCGGTCGAGCCTGTCGCCTCCCCGTCGTTCGCTGTTGATCTCAACTGTAGTGGAGGCGGAGAGGTTGGAATAGGGGATATTGAGCCGACTTCTTTACAGTGTGCCGCACCGGATGGTCTGGACGATACATTGCTAGATGATGTTGACGATGATGATGTGGAGCCGGATATCATTGCTGATGACAGTGGCGATGATATTGGAGCGAGTGAGCCAGCTGGGGCTGAAGGTGGTTCTAGCTCTGGCACACAGCAGTACCCTCCGCACTTTTCATCTTTGGACTTGGATGCCATGAGACAGGAGGGGGTTCCGGGAGAGCCTGCTGGATTTGGTGCTAGAAATGGCCAGGGGTTTGCAAGTCTGACAGAGTTTCAGGTTGGTCAGCAGTTTCAGGATAAAGATGAGGCTGTGTTAAGTGTGAAGACGTATAGCATCCGACGCGGGGTACAGTACAAGGTGGTGGAGTCTGACTATCGCCGGTATGTTGGAAAGTATTTTGAGTTTGGGAATGGGTGCACATGGTTGATTAGGCTAAGCCTCCGACAGCGCAAAGGTATTTGGGAAATAAAACG AGCTAATGCATCCGTCAGCATCAAGGTGCTCCTGAATACGACGGCGGCACACTTTGGGTTCAGGCCGATGTATAAGAGGGTTTGGTTGGCGAAGCAAAAGGCCATTGCCCACATCTTTGGTGATTGGGATGAGTCGTACAACGAGCTCCCGCGGTGGGTGTTAGGAGTTCAGTTGACGATGTCTGGTACTGTTGCA GCATTCCGGCATTGCAAGCCCTTGGTGAGTATTGACGGCACCCATCTGTATGGCAAGTATGGGGGTACGTTGCTCGTCGCGATTGCACAGGACGGGAACTCCAACATACTGCCTGTTGCATTTACACTGGTTGAGGGTGAGAATGCCGAGTCCCGGTCCTTCTTTCTCTCCCATCTCCGGCAGCACGTGACCCCACAACCGGGTCTGCTGGTTATATCAGATAGGCACAACGACATCAAGGCTGCGCTTGAGGCTCCCGATGGAGGCTGGCCACCTCCAACTACCTACCGTGCATTCTGTATTCGACATGTGGCAGCAAATTTCGCCCTGACCTTCAAGGACAAGGACGCAAGGAGGCTTCTTGTGAATGCAGCTTATGCTAAGATTGAGGTGGAATTCGATTACTGGATTGATATTCTGCGGTCTGAAGATCCTGCCATGT GGGGTCAGGAATCTCCCGGTGTGCTCGCTGGTGAAGGCTACTTACGGGAGGTTGGCAGAACTATTTGTTCGCAAGGGGGAGAGGCAGAGGCCCAGTTAGGAATCAGACAACAATTCAGTCAACATCTGGTGAAGTGTATAGAGGCCAATCTGAAGATGAGGTGCTTCACAGTGACTTTGTACAACAGAGATTACTTGGAGTTCACCGTCTCGGAGACGACTCCTACTGGTTCGTTCTCACTTGGTAGCTACAGGGTGTCACTCGAGTCTCAGACATGTGACTGCGAATATTTTCAGGCACTTCATTTCCCGTGTCCTCACGCCTTGGCAGCCGTATGTCCACCAGGTGTATCGTCTTAG